One Peptococcaceae bacterium genomic window, ATTATTTCGGTGTACACACTACGTCAAATAAGGAGGACCGTTAAATCATTATTATGAAAAGGTTATTACTCTTCATGGCTATATTATCCTTCATCCCGGTTTTCATGTCTTATGATCTTCCCGTTCTTACCCTTACCGACGCCAAAAGCGGCGCCATATACCTGACCGTTCCCGTTAAAGACCAGCAGCGCTTTACTCTGGGATGGCGTCATTCCGTAGAGCTGCAACCCTGGGAAGAGGATTTCCAGATTAATCAACAAACTCTTCACTTCACTTTAGTGGAAACACGCTTTCGTTCCTACGGCGCGGGAGTCCCTGCCCTGATCCCCGGTACTTGTACTTATGAATTGAGCAACGGCTTTATCGTTTTCAAGAACCTCAACCAGGATTATGAAAAGCTGTCTTTCATACATTCCGATTATGCCCGTTATTGGCTTACCGCCGGGAAAAACACCTACACGCTCGCGGACCATATGCCCGATAGCGCGCAGGTGTTTTTAAGGCTGCAAAAAATCCCGCTATGTTTATACTTGTTCCACGTTTTAAGCGGTTTTTGGGCCGGTAGCCCGGCTTGAACGCCTTGCTTCAATTTTTTGCCATACAATGACCAGAGTGATTGCCAAGATACCGATAAAATCAGTCCAGATTCCCGGTTTAATAAGGCAAAGGGATCCACAAAACAGCATTAATCTTCCCAGCGGGTTCAGCACAGTCAATAAATATCCCTCTACCGCCGCTGCCAGAGCAACAACCCCTACCATGGCAGTAGCCGTAACAACGATGGCATTAAACAGGGTTGTATTTAACAGCATTAACGAAGGCGAATAAACAAAAATATACGGAACGATGAAACCTGCCAGGGCCAGCTTAACCGCTTGAAATCCTGTCCTGGCCGGATCTGAGCCAGCTATCCCTGCCCCGGCGAAAGCGGCCAGGGCTACCGGCGGGGTAAGATTGGCCAACATGCCGAAGTAAAACACAAACATATGTGAAACCAGGGGTTCAATGCCCAGTTTGGACAATGCCGGCGCGGCCATGGTGGCGGTAATGATATATGCAGGAATCGAAGGTAGACCCATTCCCAGGATGAGGCAGGCGATCATGGCAAACACCAGGGTCAACATCAAGTTTCCCTGTCCAACGAAGAGTATGACAGAAGCGAGTTTAAGCCCGAACCCCGTCAAGGTGGCCACTCCTACAATGACACCCACAATAGCGCAGGACATGGCAACGCTCAAGGTCATCCGCGCCCCGTTCTCCAGGGCTTTTAAAACATCCCGCCACGACATGCGGGTCTCTTTTTTTAGGAAACCAACAATTACGGTGGCCACGATAGAGTAAAAAGCCGCATAGATGGGCGTGTATCCTTTTATTAAAAGATAAACCAGCACAATGAGGGGCATAATGAGATGCCCGCGGGATTTTAATACCTGCGAAATCTGCGGGATCTCTTCCTTTGGCACCCCTCTGAGTCCCCGTTTGCAGGCCCTTAAATGTACCATAACGATTACTCCTAAATAATAAAGGAGCGCGGGGACCGCCGCTGCCAAGGCAATCTTTACATAAGGTATGCCCAGCGATTCAGCCATGATAAAAGCGGCCGCCCCCATTACGGGCGGGAGAATCTGCCCTCCAACCGAAGCCGCTGCCTCCACAGCCCCGGCAAATTCGGGCCGGTATCCAACCTTTTTCATCAGCGGTATGGTGAAACACCCGGTAGTAACAACATTGGCCACCGCACTTCCATTGATCGATCCCATCAAGCCGCTGGAAACAACGGCCACTTTCGCCGGCCCTCCCCGGCTGCCGCCGGCAAGAGCCATAGCTAGGTCGTTGAAAAACTGGCCCATGCCCGATTTGTCCAAAAATGCTCCAAAAAGAATGAACAGGATGATATAGGTTGAAGATACTCCGATTGGAATGCCAAAGATTCCCTCGGTAGTCAAATACATATAGTCCAGTATATCCTTTATGCTGTAGCCGCGATGCATAAGAAAACCGGGCATGTAACGGCCGAAATAGGCATACGCCAGAAAAGCGACGGCTAAAACGGTCAGCTCCTTGCCGGCAATCCTCCGGCCGCCTTCCAGGACCAGCAGCAAAGTGATCAAGGCGAAGAGCAAATCGGTTTTGTTAGGCATTCCCGCCCTTAGTACAATATCGTTATAAAAAGCAATGACATATAAACCGCTGGCCATAGCAAGCAAGGCAAAAATAGCGTCAATAACGGGCAGTTTTCCTTTTGGGCTTTTGTGGGAGAACGGGTAAAGCAGAAAAACAAGCGCTGTTATTACTGCCGTATGAAGAGCCCGGTGTTTTAAAGTGACCAGCGGTCCAGCCCACGCTGTATACAAATGAAAAACAGACATAGCGATAGCAAGGCCGGTTACCGTTTGGGCCAAACATGAACAGTGGAATTTCCGGTACCGGGCTTCTGTGTCGTAAACTTGCAGCACCTGCTCTACCCGGTTTTGTGCTTCTTGGGATAAATCCCTGTTGTTGTTCATCTGCATGCCCCCCAAGCAGATTAATAATTATTGTTAATTGACGCCCTTTTCCTTAAAGTATTTTTCCGCGCCGGGATGCAGGGGAACAGGTATGCCTTTCTTCGCCTTTTCCAGCTTGATGTCCTTGGCTGCAGAGTGAGTGCTGACAAGATCGCCCAGGTTCTCAAAGACTATCTTGGTCATGTTATAAACCAGGTCCTCCGGCATATCGTCCCTGACAACAAGAATGCTTGTAACAGCAGCCGTCGGTACATCCTCTTTATTGTCATATGTACCGCCCGGGATAGAAACGGATGTATAAAAGGGGTATTTTTCGGCCAGTTTCTCAACCGTCTTGGGTTCTATGGGTATTATCCTGACATCATGGGTAGTGCACAGGTCAAGGATTGTAGAGTTTGGAAGCCCGGAAGTCTGGAAGGCCGCATCTACCGACCCGTTTTTCATTTGTTCGATTGACTCGGCATAAGACAAATAGTCAGGTTTAATGTCTTTATAAGTGATTCCGTAGGCCTCCAGCACCTGACGGGCATTGACTTCCGTACCGCTGCCCGGCGCTCCTACTCCCACTCTTTTACCTTTTAAATCGGCAACAGACTTGATTCCTGATTTTTCCAACGCAATCAACTGGACATAATTAGGATAAAGAGCGGCCATGCCGCGCAAATTCTTTACGGCGCCCTTGTCCTTGAAAACCTCTGTACCTGTGTAAGCGTAAGAAACCACGTCATTCATGGCGAACGCAAGCTCAGCCTTCTTTTCTCCAAGCAGTGTGCAGTTGACGGCAGAGGCCCCGGTTGACTGCACGGAAGCTTTCGCTCCGGGAATATTCTCGTTAAATAGCTTGGCCACAGCGCCGCCCAGGGCAAAATACGGGCCTGAACTTCCGCCGGTAACAATGGTGATTAACACCGGCTCTTTTGAAGCCGTCCTGGGCTGCGAATTTTTATTGGCACCTCCGCCGCATCCGGTAATAGCCATAACAGCAAACGCGGCAATCACCAGTAATCCTAGAAGCTTTTTCAATTCATGATTCCTCCTCTTTTAATTTCAATTTTCTAACAATAATATAATCGTAAAAAAAGGGCCTTCAAACGATTGCCTGCCGAATAACCATATTTGACCTCCTGTTGGCTCCTGCCAAACGCTGAGTGGCATTTATCATTTATAAAAAAATCAAGGCGCCAGTTCATAAATCGACCAGCGCCTTGAATTCTTTTACCTTATAGCGGCTTACCGGTATCTCCAGCTTGGGAAGCCCGCTCACCTTCAGGAGATATGTGCCGTTAAACCAGGGAATGATTTCATTCACCTTTTTTAAGTTAACCAGGTAATTACGGTGACAGCGGAAAAAGTTTCTGTCGGCCAGTTTGCTTTCCAGGTTAAGCAGAGGCTGGTTGGCCATATACTCTTTATCAGCCGTCAGGATGTACGTCTTCTTTTCTTTGGCAATAATCACGCATACATCTTCAGGATCAAGCAGGAACAGTTTCCCGCCCTTTTCTCCTTGAATCCGCCGGAGGGAAAACCTGTCCGGGGAGCTTTGCACTTTGTTATCCCGCTGCATGTGCCTGGTTCTTTCTCCCAGGCGTTCCCTGGCCTGTTTCAAAACAGCCCTGATTTCCTCCCTGGAGAAAGGCTTGAGGACATAACCGACCGCGTTCACCTTGAAGG contains:
- a CDS encoding DUF1850 domain-containing protein produces the protein MAILSFIPVFMSYDLPVLTLTDAKSGAIYLTVPVKDQQRFTLGWRHSVELQPWEEDFQINQQTLHFTLVETRFRSYGAGVPALIPGTCTYELSNGFIVFKNLNQDYEKLSFIHSDYARYWLTAGKNTYTLADHMPDSAQVFLRLQKIPLCLYLFHVLSGFWAGSPA
- a CDS encoding TRAP transporter permease translates to MNNNRDLSQEAQNRVEQVLQVYDTEARYRKFHCSCLAQTVTGLAIAMSVFHLYTAWAGPLVTLKHRALHTAVITALVFLLYPFSHKSPKGKLPVIDAIFALLAMASGLYVIAFYNDIVLRAGMPNKTDLLFALITLLLVLEGGRRIAGKELTVLAVAFLAYAYFGRYMPGFLMHRGYSIKDILDYMYLTTEGIFGIPIGVSSTYIILFILFGAFLDKSGMGQFFNDLAMALAGGSRGGPAKVAVVSSGLMGSINGSAVANVVTTGCFTIPLMKKVGYRPEFAGAVEAAASVGGQILPPVMGAAAFIMAESLGIPYVKIALAAAVPALLYYLGVIVMVHLRACKRGLRGVPKEEIPQISQVLKSRGHLIMPLIVLVYLLIKGYTPIYAAFYSIVATVIVGFLKKETRMSWRDVLKALENGARMTLSVAMSCAIVGVIVGVATLTGFGLKLASVILFVGQGNLMLTLVFAMIACLILGMGLPSIPAYIITATMAAPALSKLGIEPLVSHMFVFYFGMLANLTPPVALAAFAGAGIAGSDPARTGFQAVKLALAGFIVPYIFVYSPSLMLLNTTLFNAIVVTATAMVGVVALAAAVEGYLLTVLNPLGRLMLFCGSLCLIKPGIWTDFIGILAITLVIVWQKIEARRSSRATGPKTA
- a CDS encoding TAXI family TRAP transporter solute-binding subunit; the encoded protein is MKKLLGLLVIAAFAVMAITGCGGGANKNSQPRTASKEPVLITIVTGGSSGPYFALGGAVAKLFNENIPGAKASVQSTGASAVNCTLLGEKKAELAFAMNDVVSYAYTGTEVFKDKGAVKNLRGMAALYPNYVQLIALEKSGIKSVADLKGKRVGVGAPGSGTEVNARQVLEAYGITYKDIKPDYLSYAESIEQMKNGSVDAAFQTSGLPNSTILDLCTTHDVRIIPIEPKTVEKLAEKYPFYTSVSIPGGTYDNKEDVPTAAVTSILVVRDDMPEDLVYNMTKIVFENLGDLVSTHSAAKDIKLEKAKKGIPVPLHPGAEKYFKEKGVN
- a CDS encoding LytTR family DNA-binding domain-containing protein, which translates into the protein MMKYKVFLADDEPLICNELRYILEMENDLEVVGECYSGHKAADEIKRLRPDIVFLDINMPGTTGMETARLVMDESRPPLVIFVTAFEEYAIAAFKVNAVGYVLKPFSREEIRAVLKQARERLGERTRHMQRDNKVQSSPDRFSLRRIQGEKGGKLFLLDPEDVCVIIAKEKKTYILTADKEYMANQPLLNLESKLADRNFFRCHRNYLVNLKKVNEIIPWFNGTYLLKVSGLPKLEIPVSRYKVKEFKALVDL